One window of the Epinephelus moara isolate mb chromosome 22, YSFRI_EMoa_1.0, whole genome shotgun sequence genome contains the following:
- the klhl38a gene encoding kelch-like protein 38 — protein MALRPRDVFSFKDSELPSHLLVQLNILRQERILTDVLLCTEHQEIPCHRNVLVSSSPYFRAMFCSNFLESSQARVNLKGISSNVLSGIVDYVYTGCVTITMEIVLPLMQAASMLHYGSLFEACSMFLQEQLSPENCLSMIRLSEILHCESLRERAKEMAVRCFSDVAATEDFCELSLPELMCYLEDDRLCAEEEQVFETLLAWIHHDPFSRRGAIHDLFKKVRLRYIHPTYLFQFIANDPLVQSSTLCTEIIESVRRLMLTVSTKCSRELKPLWTTPRRYTCRETLVVVGGRKNNEQTSREALLYDERTHRWQWLAKLPLRLYKAAYVCIHSILYVLGGLSLCMTSGDSSVSATVYTLSLKTNQWRTAEPMLEPRYAHQSVSYLHFIFVLGGIGVDKKISQSVERYNSMFNQWEAMAPMPTAALHPAVAASDQKIYVFGGEDAMQNPVRLIQVYHISRNLWSRLETRTVKNVCAPAAVIEDKIYIIGGYTRRMIAYDTKANKFVKCENLKERRMHHSATVINNKLYVTGGRILNGHDVIEDSDCFECYDPKTDVWTSKGSLPYKLFDHGSLPLVCVSNRPNPP, from the exons ATGGCCTTAAGACCACGAGATGTTTTCTCTTTCAAAGACTCTGAACTGCCCTCCCACCTTCTTGTCCAGCTCAACATCCTTCGTCAGGAGCGTATCCTGACAGACGTCCTGCTCTGCACTGAGCACCAGGAGATCCCCTGCCACAGGAACGTCCTGGTGTCCAGCAGCCCGTACTTCCGCGCCATGTTCTGCAGCAACTTTCTGGAGAGCAGTCAGGCCCGAGTGAATCTGAAGGGAATCTCCTCAAATGTCCTCAGTGGCATCGTGGACTATGTCTACACAGGCTGCGTCACTATCACCATGGAGATAGTGCTCCCGCTCATGCAGGCAGCCTCCATGCTTCACTATGGAAGTCTCTTTGAGGCCTGCTCCATGTTCCTGCAGGAGCAGCTGAGTCCAGAAAACTGTCTGAGCATGATACGACTGTCTGAGATCCTTCACTGTGAGAGTTTGAGGGAGAGGGCGAAGGAGATGGCTGTGAGATGTTTCTCTGATGTGGCCGCTACGGAAGACTTCTGTGAGTTGTCTCTACCTGAGCTAATGTGTTACCTAGAAGACGACCGACTTTGTGCTGAGGAGGAGCAAGTGTTTGAGACCCTCCTGGCATGGATCCACCATGACCCGTTCTCACGACGCGGTGCAATCCACGATCTCTTCAAGAAAGTCCGTCTTCGCTACATCCACCCAACTTACCTCTTCCAGTTCATTGCTAATGACCCACTGGTGCAATCCTCCACCCTCTGTACTGAGATAATCGAGTCAGTGCGTCGCCTCATGCTTACAGTCAGCACCAAGTGTAGCCGAGAGCTCAAGCCGCTTTGGACAACACCACGACGTTACACCTGCAGAGAAACACTGGTGGTGGTTGGAGGACGCAAAAACAATGAACAGACCTCACGAGAAGCCTTACTATATGATGAGAGGACTCATCGGTGGCAGTGGTTGGCCAAGCTTCCTCTGCGCCTCTACAAAGCTGCATATGTGTGTATTCATAGCATCCTCTATGTGCTTGGCGGGCTCAGCCTCTGCATGACATCAGGTGACAGTTCAGTCAGCGCCACAGTTTACACACTCTCCCTGAAGACCAACCAGTGGCGGACTGCTGAGCCCATGTTGGAGCCACGATACGCCCACCAAAGTGTGTCCTAtctgcactttatttttgtgttagGAGGCATTGGGGTGGACAAAAAGATCTCTCAGTCTGTAGAAAGATATAACAGCATGTTTAATCAATGGGAGGCCATGGCACCAATGCCCACAGCGGCGCTGCACCCAGCTGTTGCAGCCAGCGATCAGAAGATCTATGTTTTCGGAGGGGAGGACGCCATGCAGAATCCAGTCAGGCTGATTCAG GTGTATCACATCTCTCGTAACTTGTGGTCAAGGCTAGAAACAAGGACGGTGAAAAATGTTTgtgctcctgctgctgtcatTGAAGACAAGATCTACATCATAGGAG GATACACCAGGCGAATGATTGCCTACGACACCAAAGCCAACAAATTCGTCAAGTGTGAGAACTTAAAGGAGCGGCGGATGCATCACAGCGCTACAGTGATCAACAACAAGCTCTATGTCACCGGTGGACGTATCCTCAACGGCCACGATGTCATCGAGGACTCAGACTGCTTCGAGTGTTACGACCCAAAGACAGACGTTTGGACCTCGAAAGGTTCTTTGCCATACAAGCTGTTTGACCACGGCTCCCTGCCGCTGGTCTGTGTTTCCAACCGACCCAACCCACCGTGA